The segment GCCTGGCTGAGGAAGCAGCTTCAGGCCTGAGCGAGGCCGCCCGGCCGCTGGCCCGCGCAGGAAAGCCCCCGAGCGTCGGTGCGCCTGCGATCCTGCCGGAAAGGGAAAGCCCCATGCGTCAGTTGACGGGAAGCACCGTGGCCGTGCTGATGGCTGTGGCCGCGCTGGCCGCCGCCGCGCAGGTCGAGCTGAAGCGCGACGACGCGCAACACCAGCTCGCCATCCTGGCCGACGGCAAGGCCGCGCTCGTCTACCACTTCGAGCCCGAGAGCTTCCTGCCCTACTTCCATCCGGTCAACAGCCCCTCGGGCAAGGAACTGACGATCAAGCAAACGGACCCGTATCCCCACCACCGCAGCTTCTGGTTCGCCGACACCGTGCTGCTCGAGGGCGAGAAGGCGCCGGCCAGCTTCTACAATGCCTTCTACAGCTTCAAGGACGGCAAGGGCCCCTGCATCCGCCACGCGAGGTTCGCCGCCGAGAAGGCCGAGGGCGACTCCGCGGCGCTCGGCATGGAGCTGCTCTGGGAGCTTGCCCCCGACAAGCCCGTGCTCAAGGAGGCCCGCGACGCCCGCTTCCTCGCGCTCGGCAACGGCGAGTGGTTCCTCGACATTCGCTTCACCGTCACGGCCGAGTGGGGCGACGTGCATTTCCGCAGCGACGCCGCCCACTACGCCTGGCCCTACATCCGCATCCACCCGCAGTTCTCCGTCGAGAGGGGCGGCACGCTGCTCAACTCCGAGGGCGGCCTCAAACAGGCCGGCACCCACGGCAAGCCCGCCAAGTGGTGCGACTACACGAACACGCTCGACGGCAAGACCGAGGGCCTGGCCTTCTTCTCCCACGCCGAAAACGAGCACCCGCACACCTGGCTCACGCGCGACTACGGCACCTTCGGCCCGCGCCGCGCCGACCCGAAGAATGGCAAGCCGTTCACGCTGAAGAAAGGCGAATCGCTGGCCATGCGCGTCGGCGTCCTCGTCCACAACGGCGACGCGAAGGAGGCGAAGATCGCCGAGCGCTACAACGAGTACGTCACGGGCAGACTCTCGCTTCTCCCCCCACTGGGCAAGTGACGAGGAGGCCGAGCGATGGCATCGAGACTGAACCGCCGCGAGTTCCTGGGCGTGGCCGGGGCGGCGGCCGCCGCCGCCGCACAGGCCGCGCACGGCGCCGAGGCGCCCGCCGCGCCGCGCCCGCCGAACTTCATCCTCATCTTCACCGACGACCAGGGCTACCAGGACCTCGGCTGCTTCGGCTCGCCCGACATCCAGACCCCCTGCATTGACCGAATGGCCGCCGAGGGCACGCGGTTCACCGACTTCCACGTCGCCGCGCCCGTGTGCACGCCCTCGCGCGCCGCGCTCCTCACCGGCTGCTACCCCCAACGCGTCTCCCTGCCCGCCGTGGTCTTCCCCAGCTCGAAGATCGGCTTCGCCGACAGCGAGGTCACCCTCCCCGAACTCCTCAAGGCCCGCGGCTACGCCACCGCCTGCATCGGCAAGTGGCACCTCGGCCACCTGCCCCC is part of the Planctomycetota bacterium genome and harbors:
- a CDS encoding PmoA family protein, whose product is MRQLTGSTVAVLMAVAALAAAAQVELKRDDAQHQLAILADGKAALVYHFEPESFLPYFHPVNSPSGKELTIKQTDPYPHHRSFWFADTVLLEGEKAPASFYNAFYSFKDGKGPCIRHARFAAEKAEGDSAALGMELLWELAPDKPVLKEARDARFLALGNGEWFLDIRFTVTAEWGDVHFRSDAAHYAWPYIRIHPQFSVERGGTLLNSEGGLKQAGTHGKPAKWCDYTNTLDGKTEGLAFFSHAENEHPHTWLTRDYGTFGPRRADPKNGKPFTLKKGESLAMRVGVLVHNGDAKEAKIAERYNEYVTGRLSLLPPLGK